In Pelecanus crispus isolate bPelCri1 chromosome Z, bPelCri1.pri, whole genome shotgun sequence, the following are encoded in one genomic region:
- the SLC38A9 gene encoding neutral amino acid transporter 9 isoform X2 has translation MNKRIHYYSRLTSPADRALIAPDHVLPAPDEIYVYSPLGTAFKVDSCTDGYGKNSSIVTIFMIWNTMMGTSILSIPWGIKQAGFTSGIILILLMGILTLYCCYRVVKSRKMIPLIDTSNWEFPDVCKYYFGSFGQWSSLLFSMVSLVGAMVVYWVLMSNFLFNTGKFIYNFIHDINVTDIVPGTNGSNKVICPSAASSHPPENGSVMFSSGNNTGFELFEGWWNKSQTVPFYLIAVLLPLLNLKSPSFFAKFNVLEFRILFPQLTGVLTLAFFIHNCVITLLQNNRNQENNVRDLSIAYFLVGLTYLYVGVIIFASFPSPPLSKECIEQNFLDNFPSDDIMSFVARIFLLFQMMTVYPLLGYLARVQLLRQFFGNAYPSIFHVLILNVAIVGAGVAMARFYPNIGGIIRYSGATCGLAFVFVYPSLIYVISLHRAGQLTWPALIIHIFIILLGLANLIAQFLL, from the exons ATGAATAAGCGGATTCATTACTATAGCAGGCTAACATCTCCTGCAGACAGGGCATTG ATTGCTCCTGATCATGTACTTCCAGCTCCTGATGAAATCTACGTGTACAGTCCATTAGGAACTGCTTTTAAAGTTGACAGTTGCACAGATGGCTATGGTAAAAACTCCAGTATAGTGACAAT atTTATGATATGGAATACAATGATGGGTACGTCTATATTAAGTATCCCATGGGGAATAAAGCAG GCAGGCTTTACTTCTGGAATCATTCTCATCTTACTGATGGGCATTTTGACTCTTTATTGCTGCTACAGAGTTGTGAAATCACGGAAAATGATAC CTTTAATAGATACCTCAAACTGGGAATTCCCAGATGTTTGCAAGTATTACTTTGGATCCTTTGGTCAATGGTCAAGCCTCTTATTTTCTATGGTATCGCTTGTTGGAGCCATGGTTGTTTATTGGGTGCTTATGTCCAACTTTCTGTTCAACACAGGAAAGTTTATATACA actTTATTCATGACATTAATGTAACAGATATTGTTCCTGGCACAAATGGAAGTAACAAAG tcaTTTGTCCAAGTGCCGCTAGCAGTCACCCACCAGAGAACGGGAGTGTGATGTTCTCTTCTGGCAACAATACGGGTTTTGAACTCTTCGAAGGGTGGTGGAACAAATCACAAACAGTACCATTTTACCTGATTGCTGTTCTTCTACCCCTGCTAAATCTGAAGTCTCCATCCTTCTTTGCAAAGTTTAATGTCCTAG aGTTTAGAATTCTGTTCCCTCAGCTCACAGGGGTTCTGACACTTGCCTTCTTCATCCACAATTGTGTCATCACACTTCTTCAAAATAACAGGAATCAAGAAAACAAT gtGAGAGACCTCTCTATTGCATACTTCCTGGTGGGATTAACATATCTGTATGTCGGAGTGATaatttttgcatcttttccttCACCACCACTATCCAAAGAATGTATTGAACAG AATTTTCTAGATAACTTTCCCAGCGATGACATCATGTCATTTGTTGCAAGAATATTCCTGCTGTTCCAGATGATGACTGTGTATCCACTGTTGGGCTATCTGGCACGAGTTCAACTGTTAAGGCAGTTTTTTGGAAATGCTTACCCAAG CATTTTCCATGTGCTTATCCTGAATGTAGCAATTGTGGGAGCTGGAGTAGCAATGGCAAGATTTTATCCGAATATAGGAGGTATCATAAG ATACTCTGGAGCAACATGTGGTCTGGCCTTTGTATTCGTATATCCGTCCCTCATCTACGTGATCTCCCTGCACCGTGCTGGGCAGCTGACGTGGCCAGCATTGATCATTCACATCTTTATAATCCTCCTTGGACTGGCTAATCTGATTGCACAATTCCTATTGTGA
- the SLC38A9 gene encoding neutral amino acid transporter 9 isoform X1 codes for MNKRIHYYSRLTSPADRALIAPDHVLPAPDEIYVYSPLGTAFKVDSCTDGYGKNSSIVTIFMIWNTMMGTSILSIPWGIKQAGFTSGIILILLMGILTLYCCYRVVKSRKMIPLIDTSNWEFPDVCKYYFGSFGQWSSLLFSMVSLVGAMVVYWVLMSNFLFNTGKFIYNFIHDINVTDIVPGTNGSNKVICPSAASSHPPENGSVMFSSGNNTGFELFEGWWNKSQTVPFYLIAVLLPLLNLKSPSFFAKFNVLGTVSVMYLVFLVTVKAARLGIHLEYNWFTENDFFVPEFRILFPQLTGVLTLAFFIHNCVITLLQNNRNQENNVRDLSIAYFLVGLTYLYVGVIIFASFPSPPLSKECIEQNFLDNFPSDDIMSFVARIFLLFQMMTVYPLLGYLARVQLLRQFFGNAYPSIFHVLILNVAIVGAGVAMARFYPNIGGIIRYSGATCGLAFVFVYPSLIYVISLHRAGQLTWPALIIHIFIILLGLANLIAQFLL; via the exons ATGAATAAGCGGATTCATTACTATAGCAGGCTAACATCTCCTGCAGACAGGGCATTG ATTGCTCCTGATCATGTACTTCCAGCTCCTGATGAAATCTACGTGTACAGTCCATTAGGAACTGCTTTTAAAGTTGACAGTTGCACAGATGGCTATGGTAAAAACTCCAGTATAGTGACAAT atTTATGATATGGAATACAATGATGGGTACGTCTATATTAAGTATCCCATGGGGAATAAAGCAG GCAGGCTTTACTTCTGGAATCATTCTCATCTTACTGATGGGCATTTTGACTCTTTATTGCTGCTACAGAGTTGTGAAATCACGGAAAATGATAC CTTTAATAGATACCTCAAACTGGGAATTCCCAGATGTTTGCAAGTATTACTTTGGATCCTTTGGTCAATGGTCAAGCCTCTTATTTTCTATGGTATCGCTTGTTGGAGCCATGGTTGTTTATTGGGTGCTTATGTCCAACTTTCTGTTCAACACAGGAAAGTTTATATACA actTTATTCATGACATTAATGTAACAGATATTGTTCCTGGCACAAATGGAAGTAACAAAG tcaTTTGTCCAAGTGCCGCTAGCAGTCACCCACCAGAGAACGGGAGTGTGATGTTCTCTTCTGGCAACAATACGGGTTTTGAACTCTTCGAAGGGTGGTGGAACAAATCACAAACAGTACCATTTTACCTGATTGCTGTTCTTCTACCCCTGCTAAATCTGAAGTCTCCATCCTTCTTTGCAAAGTTTAATGTCCTAG GTACAGTTTCAGTTATGTACTTAGTTTTTCTGGTTACTGTAAAGGCTGCTCGTCTGGGAATCCACTTAGAATACAACTGGTTTACagagaatgatttttttgtaCCAG aGTTTAGAATTCTGTTCCCTCAGCTCACAGGGGTTCTGACACTTGCCTTCTTCATCCACAATTGTGTCATCACACTTCTTCAAAATAACAGGAATCAAGAAAACAAT gtGAGAGACCTCTCTATTGCATACTTCCTGGTGGGATTAACATATCTGTATGTCGGAGTGATaatttttgcatcttttccttCACCACCACTATCCAAAGAATGTATTGAACAG AATTTTCTAGATAACTTTCCCAGCGATGACATCATGTCATTTGTTGCAAGAATATTCCTGCTGTTCCAGATGATGACTGTGTATCCACTGTTGGGCTATCTGGCACGAGTTCAACTGTTAAGGCAGTTTTTTGGAAATGCTTACCCAAG CATTTTCCATGTGCTTATCCTGAATGTAGCAATTGTGGGAGCTGGAGTAGCAATGGCAAGATTTTATCCGAATATAGGAGGTATCATAAG ATACTCTGGAGCAACATGTGGTCTGGCCTTTGTATTCGTATATCCGTCCCTCATCTACGTGATCTCCCTGCACCGTGCTGGGCAGCTGACGTGGCCAGCATTGATCATTCACATCTTTATAATCCTCCTTGGACTGGCTAATCTGATTGCACAATTCCTATTGTGA
- the SLC38A9 gene encoding neutral amino acid transporter 9 isoform X3 produces the protein MNKRIHYYSRLTSPADRALIAPDHVLPAPDEIYVYSPLGTAFKVDSCTDGYGKNSSIVTIFMIWNTMMGTSILSIPWGIKQAGFTSGIILILLMGILTLYCCYRVVKSRKMIPLIDTSNWEFPDVCKYYFGSFGQWSSLLFSMVSLVGAMVVYWVLMSNFLFNTGKFIYNFIHDINVTDIVPGTNGSNKGTVSVMYLVFLVTVKAARLGIHLEYNWFTENDFFVPEFRILFPQLTGVLTLAFFIHNCVITLLQNNRNQENNVRDLSIAYFLVGLTYLYVGVIIFASFPSPPLSKECIEQNFLDNFPSDDIMSFVARIFLLFQMMTVYPLLGYLARVQLLRQFFGNAYPSIFHVLILNVAIVGAGVAMARFYPNIGGIIRYSGATCGLAFVFVYPSLIYVISLHRAGQLTWPALIIHIFIILLGLANLIAQFLL, from the exons ATGAATAAGCGGATTCATTACTATAGCAGGCTAACATCTCCTGCAGACAGGGCATTG ATTGCTCCTGATCATGTACTTCCAGCTCCTGATGAAATCTACGTGTACAGTCCATTAGGAACTGCTTTTAAAGTTGACAGTTGCACAGATGGCTATGGTAAAAACTCCAGTATAGTGACAAT atTTATGATATGGAATACAATGATGGGTACGTCTATATTAAGTATCCCATGGGGAATAAAGCAG GCAGGCTTTACTTCTGGAATCATTCTCATCTTACTGATGGGCATTTTGACTCTTTATTGCTGCTACAGAGTTGTGAAATCACGGAAAATGATAC CTTTAATAGATACCTCAAACTGGGAATTCCCAGATGTTTGCAAGTATTACTTTGGATCCTTTGGTCAATGGTCAAGCCTCTTATTTTCTATGGTATCGCTTGTTGGAGCCATGGTTGTTTATTGGGTGCTTATGTCCAACTTTCTGTTCAACACAGGAAAGTTTATATACA actTTATTCATGACATTAATGTAACAGATATTGTTCCTGGCACAAATGGAAGTAACAAAG GTACAGTTTCAGTTATGTACTTAGTTTTTCTGGTTACTGTAAAGGCTGCTCGTCTGGGAATCCACTTAGAATACAACTGGTTTACagagaatgatttttttgtaCCAG aGTTTAGAATTCTGTTCCCTCAGCTCACAGGGGTTCTGACACTTGCCTTCTTCATCCACAATTGTGTCATCACACTTCTTCAAAATAACAGGAATCAAGAAAACAAT gtGAGAGACCTCTCTATTGCATACTTCCTGGTGGGATTAACATATCTGTATGTCGGAGTGATaatttttgcatcttttccttCACCACCACTATCCAAAGAATGTATTGAACAG AATTTTCTAGATAACTTTCCCAGCGATGACATCATGTCATTTGTTGCAAGAATATTCCTGCTGTTCCAGATGATGACTGTGTATCCACTGTTGGGCTATCTGGCACGAGTTCAACTGTTAAGGCAGTTTTTTGGAAATGCTTACCCAAG CATTTTCCATGTGCTTATCCTGAATGTAGCAATTGTGGGAGCTGGAGTAGCAATGGCAAGATTTTATCCGAATATAGGAGGTATCATAAG ATACTCTGGAGCAACATGTGGTCTGGCCTTTGTATTCGTATATCCGTCCCTCATCTACGTGATCTCCCTGCACCGTGCTGGGCAGCTGACGTGGCCAGCATTGATCATTCACATCTTTATAATCCTCCTTGGACTGGCTAATCTGATTGCACAATTCCTATTGTGA